One genomic window of Sardina pilchardus chromosome 15, fSarPil1.1, whole genome shotgun sequence includes the following:
- the LOC134102323 gene encoding zinc finger protein 3 homolog encodes MEALPEASQLPVAVQEIKEEELHYDLLLQHNLLPVQKEELHYDLLLQHNLLPVQKEEDIPEPDHNTEEEKGSALGKSEEEDFPLFSEEEDSALTEYKHNDSFPSGETQRIQLGNTEDGTTKKRRGRPPGSKNRKRQDTRAKLHECPQCSKPFVGHQALTLHLQEHMAAKLHPCSACAWSFRTKRDLIRHQLTHTGEKPHRCCECGNAFRRLHHLKSHQMTHTGEKPYECNRCGQAFRRRTHLTRHQQESCGGSHHEHGLASGHESVQASDQKLQHQECGLASGHEHGLASGHESVQASDQKLQHQECGQASHHECGQASHHECGQASGHECGLASGHECGLASGHESVQASDQKLQHQECGLASGNECGQASGHECGQASDQKLQHQECGLASGNECGQASGHECGLASGHECGQASGHEHGQASGQKLQHQEEDSALIEYTHNDSSPSGETQRIQLGNTEDGTSKKRRGRPPGSKNRKRRSSHLVSKKGRGRPPGRKSGQQDTRAKLHECPQCSKPLAGHQAPTAHTCHERQYGRGQRLRNRPFPCSLCGRTFGQKCALSTHHKSHSGERQFPCSTCGKCFLTNRDLVRHQLTHTGERSHQCAVCGKLFSRKDRLKTHQQIHTGEKPHECSTCGRRFRDKDHLARHQLTHAVKSYPCPQCPQVFQRRCELTLHGDTHRVTPLECPQCGKTFTQSLKFKRHLWLHGRGDPFQCSTCGKAFQCNAHLTAHQLTHSGERPYMCSLCGKTFGRMNSLTKHQHTHTGEKPYQCATCGRGFSRRSEVKRHQLTHTGEKPHRCSACGKHFSRKHLLKRHEMIHTGERPHRCTICGRGFIGKSDLTRHLNTHTK; translated from the exons GAGGAGCTACACTACGATCTCCTGCTCCAGCACAATCTGCTTCCTGTCCAGAAAGAGGAGGACATTCCAGAACCGGATCATAATACGGAAGAAGAAAAAGGTTCAGCACTGGggaagagtgaggaagaggacttTCCTTTGTTTAGTGAGGAAGAGGACTCTGCTTTAACAGAATATAAGCACAATGACTCTTTTCCTTCCG GAGAAACTCAGAGGATCCAACTGGGGAACACTGAGGACGGCACAACCAAAAAGAGGCGGGGCCGACCTCCAGGCagcaaaaacagaaagaggcaGGACACCAGAGCGAAGCTTCACGAATGCCCCCAGTGTTCCAAACCCTTCGTTGGACATCAGGCTCTAACACTCCATCTACAGGAACACATGGCAGCAAAGCTGCACCCTTGCAGTGCATGTGCGTGGAGTTTTAGAACGAAGCGAGATCTCATCCGCCATCAGCTCACTCATACGGGAGAGAAGCCCCACAGGTGCTGTGAGTGTGGCAATGCCTTCAGGCGGCTGCACCATCTGAAGAGTCACCAGATGACCCACACAGGAGAGAAGCCGTATGAGTGCAACAGATGTGGACAGGCTTTCCGTCGACGCACACACCTCACTCGACATCAGCAGGAATCATGCGGGGGAAGCCATCATGAGCATGGACTGGCTAGCGGTCATGAGTCTGTACAGGCTAGCGATCAAAAGCTGCAACATCAAGAGTGTGGACTGGCTAGCGGTCATGAGCATGGACTGGCTAGCGGTCATGAGTCTGTACAGGCTAGCGATCAAAAGCTGCAACATCAAGAGTGTGGACAGGCTAGCCATCATGAGTGTGGACAGGCTAGCCATCATGAGTGTGGACAGGCTAGCGGTCATGAGTGTGGACTGGCTAGCGGTCATGAGTGTGGACTGGCTAGCGGTCATGAGTCTGTACAGGCTAGCGATCAAAAGCTGCAACATCAAGAGTGTGGACTGGCTAGCGGTAATGAGTGTGGACAGGCTAGCGGTCATGAGTGTGGACAGGCTAGCGATCAAAAGCTGCAACATCAAGAGTGTGGACTGGCTAGCGGTAATGAGTGTGGACAGGCTAGCGGTCATGAGTGTGGACTGGCTAGCGGTCATGAGTGTGGACAGGCTAGCGGTCATGAGCATGGACAGGCTAGCGGTCAAAAGCTGCAACATCAAGAGGAAGACTCTGCTTTAATAGAATATACGCACAATGACTCTTCTCCTTCCG GAGAAACTCAGAGGATCCAACTGGGGAACACTGAGGACGGCACAAGCAAAAAGAGGCGGGGCCGACCTCCGGGCagcaaaaacagaaagaggcgGAGCAGCCACCTGGTAAGCAAAAAGGGGCGGGGTCGCCCCCCAGGCAGGAAGTCCGGCCAGCAGGACACCAGAGCGAAGCTTCACGAATGCCCCCAGTGTTCCAAACCCCTCGCTGGACATCAGGCTCCAACAGCCCACACATGTCATGAGCGGCAATACGGAAGAGGCCAGAGGTTGCGCAATAGACCGTTTCCGTGCTCTCTGTGTGGACGGACGTTTGGTCAGAAGTGTGCGCTCAGCACGCATCACAAGAGCCACTCAGGAGAAAGGCAGTTCCCATGCAGCACGTGTGGGAAGTGCTTCCTGACCAATAGAGATCTCGTTCgccaccagctcacacacacgggGGAACGGTCACATCAGTGCGCTGTGTGTGGGAAGCTCTTCAGTCGGAAGGATCGGCTCAAGACGCACCAGCAGATCCACACGGGCGAGAAGCCTCATGAGTGTTCCACGTGCGGGAGGAGGTTCCGTGATAAAGATCACCTCGCGCGGCACCAGCTCACTCACGCCGTCAAGTCGTACCCGTGTCCGCAGTGCCCACAGGTCTTCCAGCGCAGGTGCGAGCTCACACtgcatggagacacacaccGCGTGACGCCTCTCGAGTGCCCTCAGTGTGGAAAGACCTTCACTCAGAGTCTCAAATTCAAGAGACACCTGTGGCTCCACGGGAGGGGGGATCCATTTCAGTGCAGCACGTGTGGGAAAGCGTTCCAGTGCAACGCACATCTCACTGCtcaccagctcacacactcgggcgagaggccctACATGTGCTCTCTGTGCGGCAAGACGTTCGGCCGCATGAACAGCCTCACcaagcaccagcacacacacacgggggagaAACCGTACCAGTGCGCCACCTGTGGGCGGGGCTTCTCccggaggtcagaggtcaagcgGCACCAGCTGACCCACACGGGGGAGAAACCCCACCGCTGCTCGGCGTGCGGGAAACACTTCAGCCGCAAACACCTGCTGAAGAGACACGAGATGATCCACACCGGAGAGAGACCGCACCGCTGCACCATATGTGGGAGGGGCTTCATTGGCAAGTCCGATCTCACCcgacatctaaacacacatactaaaTAA